From one Magnolia sinica isolate HGM2019 chromosome 18, MsV1, whole genome shotgun sequence genomic stretch:
- the LOC131232720 gene encoding serine/threonine-protein kinase ATG1a isoform X1 translates to MDFPGGTRCKLVGDYILERRIGSGSFATVWLSRHRCNGVEVAIKEIDKKQLSRNVNESLVKEIIILQRIQHPNIIRLHEAIQTADKIYLVLEYCIGGDLAAYIERFGRVSEAIARHFMRQLASGLQVLRETNLIHRDLKPQNLLLSSKDETPILKIGDFGFARYLTPQGLAETLCGSPLYMAPEIIQNQKYDAKADLWSVGAILFQLVTGKPPFEGNCQYQLFHNILASNEPQFPQGVLEELHPDCIDLCRSLLRRNPVERLTFEEFFNHKFMVEPPRPTMGAGDNSPLQERGTLIEQEEELTDDKLSLISEKGPHMHSGSMLYSSVHDESIISQKKQLLRKESSPVATGDAHECSLNATVDSLRKSVDGHLSSSSDQGSMEMGNVDRGLSSISTTKVADSLELIERDYVLVPSNFTSVETLTSSLEASVQETSATRISNCPKKTTVKGIADPVRIGEPAVSSVGGAENLGCHGSAPLAASRASTELVDVQRQSSLHPSTRLRFLHQYVHSLSELAQEKLNAQLHLESFSIELVALAVWKEAYRVCSSWVASSIEGGSLESSSAKECPPDHEGSCSSLNLAEDVDFRSPASICSWVKKGFIDTYNRADKISSFIQNMNGSAEMPDAMDIVYQTALAAGKSGAVDELMENRSSAAASYSKATTLLSFILTEATSLPLNPPFSLSVSDQQRIHGFITRLKAHQSQSEVRPPQSPKQTKGYLSK, encoded by the exons aTGGATTTTCCAGGAGGGACTCGCTGCAAACTGGTGGGCGATTATATACTTGAGCGCAGAATCGGGTCGGGCTCTTTCGCGACTGTGTGGTTGTCCCGGCATCGGTGCAACGGCGTCGAGGTGGCGATCAAGGAGATCGACAAGAAGCAGCTGAGCAGAAACGTGAACGAAAGCCTAGTCAAGGAGATTATAATCCTTCAGCGAATCCAGCATCCGAACATTATACGCCTCCACGAAGCTATCCAG ACTGCAGATAAAATATACCTTGTCTTGGAGTACTGTATTGGTGGTGATCTTGCTGCTTATATTGAACGTTTTGGAAGAGTTTCAGAGGCCATTGCTAGACATTTTATGAGGCAATTGG CTTCAGGATTGCAAGTTCTCCGTGAAACCAATCTCATACACAGAGATCTAAAACCACAG AATCTTCTATTGTCAAGTAAGGATGAAACTCCAATTTTGAAGATCGGAGATTTTGGTTTTGCAAG GTACCTAACACCTCAAGGGTTAGCTGAGACTTTATGTGGTTCACCATTATACATGGCTCCAGAGATCATTCAGAACCAAAAATATGATGCGAAG GCTGACTTATGGAGTGTGGGAGCAATTCTGTTCCAGCTGGTCACAGGGAAGCCACCCTTTGAAGGAAATTGCCAATACCAG CTTTTCCACAATATTTTGGCATCTAATGAGCCACAGTTTCCACAAGGTGTTTTGGAAGAACTGCATCCTGATTGTATAGATCTCTGTAGAAGCCTTTTGCGGCGTAATCCAG TTGAGCGACTGACGTTCGAGGAGTTCTTCAATCACAAGTTCATGGTTGAGCCGCCAAG GCCGACAATGGGTGCTGGAGATAACTCCCCCCTTCAAGAAAGAGGAACTCTGATTGAGCAGGAAGAGGAGCTAACAGATGACAAATTATCTTTGATCTCTGAGAAGGGGCCTCACATGCATTCTGGGAGCATGCTATATTCATCTGTGCATGATGAAAGCATTATATCACAGAAGAAACAATTGCTTAGAAAAGAATCATCGCCTGTGGCTACAGGAGATGCTCATGAGTGTAGTTTAAATGCTACAGTTGATAGCCTAAGAAAATCTGTAGATGGTCATCTATCCAGTTCATCAGATCAAGGGAGCATGGAGATGGGAAATGTGGACCGCGGGCTTTCAAGCATAAGCACAACAAAAG TTGCTGACTCACTGGAGCTCATTGAACGCGATTATGTTCTTGTTCCTTCTAATTTTACTTCAGTGGAGACGCTCACTTCTTCGCTTGAGGCATCTGTGCAAGAAACTTCTGCAACCAGAATTTCTAATTGTCCAAAAAAGACAACTGTCAAGGGCATAGCTGATCCAGTGCGAATAGGGGAGCCGGCTGTTAGTTCTGTTGGTGGTGCAGAAAATTTGGGTTGCCATGGGTCTGCTCCATTAGCAGCATCACGAGCATCTACTGAGTTGGTGGATGTTCAACGACAATCATCCTTGCATCCTTCAACTAGGCTTCGATTTTTACATCAGTATGTCCATTCTCTTTCTGAACTAGCGCAGGAAAAG CTGAATGCACAATTGCATCTTGAGTCATTTTCAATTGAACTGGTAGCTTTAGCTGTATGGAAGGAGGCTTATCGTGTGTGCAGTTCTTGGGTAGCTTCCAGTATTGAGGGTGGATCCCTTGAGAGTTCTTCAGCGAAAGAATGTCCACCTGATCACGAAGGTTCCTGTTCATCTCTAAATTTGGCCGAGGATGTCGATTTCAGGAGTCCTGCATCCATTTGCTCATGGGTGAAGAAAGGATTTATTGACACTTATAATCGAGCAGACAAGATATCTAGTTTTATCCAGAATATGAATG GTAGTGCTGAGATGCCAGATGCGATGGATATTGTGTACCAGACAGCACTAGCAGCCGGTAAAAGTGGCGCT GTGGATGAGCTTATGGAAAACAGGAGCAGTGCAGCAGCATCATACTCAAAAGCAACAACTCTGCTGTCATTTATCTTGACAGAAGCAACATCACTACCTCTGAATCCACCATTTTCTCTGTCCGTTTCTGATCAGCAGCGAATCCACGGATTCATTACCAGGTTGAAAGCTCATCAAAGCCAGTCAGAAGTGAGACCACCCCAATCTCCCAAGCAAACTAAAGGCTATCTTAGCAAGTAA
- the LOC131232720 gene encoding serine/threonine-protein kinase ATG1a isoform X2 encodes MTADKIYLVLEYCIGGDLAAYIERFGRVSEAIARHFMRQLASGLQVLRETNLIHRDLKPQNLLLSSKDETPILKIGDFGFARYLTPQGLAETLCGSPLYMAPEIIQNQKYDAKADLWSVGAILFQLVTGKPPFEGNCQYQLFHNILASNEPQFPQGVLEELHPDCIDLCRSLLRRNPVERLTFEEFFNHKFMVEPPRPTMGAGDNSPLQERGTLIEQEEELTDDKLSLISEKGPHMHSGSMLYSSVHDESIISQKKQLLRKESSPVATGDAHECSLNATVDSLRKSVDGHLSSSSDQGSMEMGNVDRGLSSISTTKVADSLELIERDYVLVPSNFTSVETLTSSLEASVQETSATRISNCPKKTTVKGIADPVRIGEPAVSSVGGAENLGCHGSAPLAASRASTELVDVQRQSSLHPSTRLRFLHQYVHSLSELAQEKLNAQLHLESFSIELVALAVWKEAYRVCSSWVASSIEGGSLESSSAKECPPDHEGSCSSLNLAEDVDFRSPASICSWVKKGFIDTYNRADKISSFIQNMNGSAEMPDAMDIVYQTALAAGKSGAVDELMENRSSAAASYSKATTLLSFILTEATSLPLNPPFSLSVSDQQRIHGFITRLKAHQSQSEVRPPQSPKQTKGYLSK; translated from the exons ATG ACTGCAGATAAAATATACCTTGTCTTGGAGTACTGTATTGGTGGTGATCTTGCTGCTTATATTGAACGTTTTGGAAGAGTTTCAGAGGCCATTGCTAGACATTTTATGAGGCAATTGG CTTCAGGATTGCAAGTTCTCCGTGAAACCAATCTCATACACAGAGATCTAAAACCACAG AATCTTCTATTGTCAAGTAAGGATGAAACTCCAATTTTGAAGATCGGAGATTTTGGTTTTGCAAG GTACCTAACACCTCAAGGGTTAGCTGAGACTTTATGTGGTTCACCATTATACATGGCTCCAGAGATCATTCAGAACCAAAAATATGATGCGAAG GCTGACTTATGGAGTGTGGGAGCAATTCTGTTCCAGCTGGTCACAGGGAAGCCACCCTTTGAAGGAAATTGCCAATACCAG CTTTTCCACAATATTTTGGCATCTAATGAGCCACAGTTTCCACAAGGTGTTTTGGAAGAACTGCATCCTGATTGTATAGATCTCTGTAGAAGCCTTTTGCGGCGTAATCCAG TTGAGCGACTGACGTTCGAGGAGTTCTTCAATCACAAGTTCATGGTTGAGCCGCCAAG GCCGACAATGGGTGCTGGAGATAACTCCCCCCTTCAAGAAAGAGGAACTCTGATTGAGCAGGAAGAGGAGCTAACAGATGACAAATTATCTTTGATCTCTGAGAAGGGGCCTCACATGCATTCTGGGAGCATGCTATATTCATCTGTGCATGATGAAAGCATTATATCACAGAAGAAACAATTGCTTAGAAAAGAATCATCGCCTGTGGCTACAGGAGATGCTCATGAGTGTAGTTTAAATGCTACAGTTGATAGCCTAAGAAAATCTGTAGATGGTCATCTATCCAGTTCATCAGATCAAGGGAGCATGGAGATGGGAAATGTGGACCGCGGGCTTTCAAGCATAAGCACAACAAAAG TTGCTGACTCACTGGAGCTCATTGAACGCGATTATGTTCTTGTTCCTTCTAATTTTACTTCAGTGGAGACGCTCACTTCTTCGCTTGAGGCATCTGTGCAAGAAACTTCTGCAACCAGAATTTCTAATTGTCCAAAAAAGACAACTGTCAAGGGCATAGCTGATCCAGTGCGAATAGGGGAGCCGGCTGTTAGTTCTGTTGGTGGTGCAGAAAATTTGGGTTGCCATGGGTCTGCTCCATTAGCAGCATCACGAGCATCTACTGAGTTGGTGGATGTTCAACGACAATCATCCTTGCATCCTTCAACTAGGCTTCGATTTTTACATCAGTATGTCCATTCTCTTTCTGAACTAGCGCAGGAAAAG CTGAATGCACAATTGCATCTTGAGTCATTTTCAATTGAACTGGTAGCTTTAGCTGTATGGAAGGAGGCTTATCGTGTGTGCAGTTCTTGGGTAGCTTCCAGTATTGAGGGTGGATCCCTTGAGAGTTCTTCAGCGAAAGAATGTCCACCTGATCACGAAGGTTCCTGTTCATCTCTAAATTTGGCCGAGGATGTCGATTTCAGGAGTCCTGCATCCATTTGCTCATGGGTGAAGAAAGGATTTATTGACACTTATAATCGAGCAGACAAGATATCTAGTTTTATCCAGAATATGAATG GTAGTGCTGAGATGCCAGATGCGATGGATATTGTGTACCAGACAGCACTAGCAGCCGGTAAAAGTGGCGCT GTGGATGAGCTTATGGAAAACAGGAGCAGTGCAGCAGCATCATACTCAAAAGCAACAACTCTGCTGTCATTTATCTTGACAGAAGCAACATCACTACCTCTGAATCCACCATTTTCTCTGTCCGTTTCTGATCAGCAGCGAATCCACGGATTCATTACCAGGTTGAAAGCTCATCAAAGCCAGTCAGAAGTGAGACCACCCCAATCTCCCAAGCAAACTAAAGGCTATCTTAGCAAGTAA